In Plasmodium knowlesi strain H genome assembly, chromosome: 7, one DNA window encodes the following:
- a CDS encoding diacylglycerol kinase, putative encodes MEDFAYVDKNVYINLLVTIINKCKEYLLGVGIFKLVFCLCIVVISIIFARRKNKKKKKVNIYIQINNVRHGNDKKTGEIGEDHKKCWAANEDAQIVEPTFPEAREPTNVEQLNNEFYHITYSPHIFDLKSINRTELCNVCNESIYSFIFYKKDIFECVVCRNKCHIECAPNSNLMSCKTAVFFKNKHKFIRIRNCMWNNKCNICSKKFSYFSFPPFAKQYIYKCIWCNKYFHVHCIAKIAKKKKQIHDKKKQVKDAVCNYGNNKYVLLPYEVAIKENVLLDFLMNAYHRVNETQMGNDELLLSYTPHALDDTTGDDGTDELSPQERNEKEKKLDHAKGGKLPLIGNHTPTEQLCLDYVNHFSMFNKMRKFKSFPNSSKAKNNIISVHENFLLNFFPIHLPIYEIKSSRKILLIFLNVKSGGQVGKKLYQELLMYFNPLQIISIKSEKNVLNALNMYKEMIWLNRVIILLCGGDGTISIFIDTLLKFFANEVAMGALQGKNKGKYSELYYGSDKKNEQFLSTKNTFLNKTIMNITAKLKHNKDALRKKWANNITAQAKKPTTFFLKKRTEKNATGQDANNSGDHCRDDEGNISEENAETYFGNESCTAHVWGENQSDQLAPNLTSKVKGAFAGDRRIDDPAALNGELKGDLISQLSGEIIDDLRQHLSNDLNIDSNSWSSGRNTPKDMDKGGTEAKCGNGKYLYILEKLKNFKKKGPEKDDDAENEGELCEDEAYKGSTVKSFQNGNSMMDKYYNGNTVIYSNCTQNNEDPYFESRRGKENEKMYDNILYHDYKENSSSYLPMKTKLNENSPSYCHEANGAIPKKKEENKQHFGNSTSLSYSNGNSLNSGNAECDDGTQVYLCNEDNVTPHQGGYPGGYPGGYPGGYQDNYQRDVKGKTSLTDGIPNMEAGDPNRSDEDVIFQIDNGYKVIRSNEKKKNRQGDGQRSCEQKEITNKIIKREDKEKKSNKNSLESYIACAPIGILPLGTGNDLSYSLGWGCGYNNDPLVYLNKMKNAKNKYIDVWNMKAYDLNNNIILNNSFINYFDFGVISRLALHFDNIRKKFPHFFNSRIGNKILYGEVGFRDFCFNTYKYKLNKNIKLYCDGKKVKIDEDIESVCLINIPYFLGGVKIWKDDDDDNTDKHYHSDMDRQKQEHVRRRRTSKKEMKEQVDENNSTNSSSNSSFIACSMNDNLQNEKNGRIFSNSFGEEKIGHTFDDHKKMAMAEFIKSATLKNSPGEDVNPSEFFQNEKTNGITSPSQGDGVNHPQQEEKSSPPTNEQSFDYSNIYKSYRLDFYRQKKWKQKYRKQKMDDKVIEVIGFRNMFHILQVQIGMSSAIKLCQGSDIKVKIDKTFIQNKNKIYFQYDGEPGFLNIHKLHFTHKCQYLFLSPKDPI; translated from the exons atggaagattTTGCCTATGTGGACAAAAATGTTTATATAAATCTTCTCGTGACCATTATAAATAAATGCAAAGAATACCTTCTAGGAGTAGGAATTTTTAAGCTTGTCTTTTGCTTGTGCATAGTGGTCATTAGTATTATCTTTGCTCGTcgcaaaaacaaaaagaagaaaaaggtcaacatatatatacagataAATAATGTGCGCCACGGAAATGATAAGAAAACGGGCGAAATAGGGGAAGACCATAAAAAATGTTGGGCGGCCAATGAAGATGCACAAATAGTAGAACCCACCTTTCCCGAAGCGCGTGAACCCACAAATGTAGAACAATTGAATAACGAATTCTATCACATAACGTACAGCCCACATATATTTGACCTAAAAAGTATCAACAGAACCGAATTGTGCAATGTATGCAACGAAAGCATCtactcatttattttttacaaaaaagatATTTTCGAATGCGTGGTTTGCAGAAATAAGTGCCACATAGAATGCGCCCCCAACTCCAACTTGATGAGCTGTAAAACGGCTGTGTTCttcaaaaataaacacaAGTTTATAAGAATTAGGAACTGCATGTGGAATAATAAATGCAACATTTGCAGTAAAAAATTCTCCtacttctcctttcccccctttgccaaacagtacatatataaatgcattTGGTGCAACAAATATTTTCATGTCCACTGCATAGCGaaaattgccaaaaaaaaaaaacaaatacatgataaaaaaaaacaagtcaAGGATGCAGTTTGTAACTATGGAAATAACAAGTATGTGCTTCTCCCGTACGAAGTTGCCATTAAAGAAAACGTCCTTTTGGACTTCTTGATGAATGCCTACCACCGTGTGAACGAGACACAAATGGGTAATGATGAACTGCTACTCAGCTACACTCCCCATGCGTTGGATGATACCACCGGCGATGATGGAACGGATGAGTTGAGCCCACAagaaagaaacgaaaaagagaagaagctGGATCATGCGAAAGGAGGAAAGCTACCCCTTATTGGCAATCACACACCAACTGAACAACTCTGCCTCGATTATGTAAACCACTTCTCCATGTTTAACAAGatgagaaaatttaaatCATTTCCCAATTCTTcaaaagcaaaaaataatataatctCGGTGCATGAAAACTTTCTTCTCAATTTCTTCCCAATCCATTTGCCAATCtatgaaataaaaagtagTAGAAAaattctcctcatttttctAAATGTAAAAAGTGGAGGGCAAGTTGGAAAAAAGCTCTACCAAGAATTGCTCATGTATTTTAACCCCCTACAAATCATAAGtataaaaagtgaaaaaaatgttttaaatgCCCTGAACATGTATAAGGAAATGATTTGGCTCAACAGAGTAATCATCCTTCTCTGTGGAGGAGACGGAACCATAAGCATCTTCATCGACAcgttattaaaattttttgcaaatgaaGTTGCCATGGGTGCTTTGCAGGGAAAGAACAAGGGGAAATACAGCGAACTGTATTATGgaagtgataaaaaaaatgaacaatttcTCTCCACGAAAAATACATTCCTAAATAAAACCATCATGAACATCACGGCAAAGTTGAAGCACAATAAAGACGCACTTAGGAAGAAGTGGGCAAATAATATCACCGCGCAAGCGAAAAAACCCACCACATTTTTCCTAAAAAAGAGGACTGAGAAAAATGCTACTGGACAAGATGCAAACAATTCCGGTGACCATTGCCGTGACGATGAGGGGAACATAAGTGAGGAAAACGCAGAAACATATTTTGGGAATGAATCCTGCACCGCTCACGTGTGGGGAGAAAATCAAAGTGATCAGTTGGCGCCGAACCTAACGTCCAAGGTGAAAGGTGCATTTGCAGGCGATAGACGTATCGACGATCCTGCCGCCCTGAATGGTGAATTGAAGGGCGACTTAATTAGCCAATTAAGTGGCGAAATAATTGACGATTTGCGGCAGCACCTGAGTAATGATTTGAATATTGACAGCAACAGCTGGAGCTCTGGGCGCAATACCCCCAAGGATATGGACAAGGGGGGAACCGAAGCCAAGTGTGGAAACGGGAAGTACCTGTACATCCTTGAAAAACTGAAgaacttcaaaaaaaaaggcccaGAAAAGGATGACGATGCAGAAAACGAAGGAGAACTGTGTGAAGACGAAGCCTACAAGGGAAGCACGGTGAAAAGCTTCCAAAACGGAAACTCCATGATGGACAAGTACTACAATGGTAACACAGTCATATATAGTAATTGCACACAGAATAATGAAGACCCATATTTTGAATCTCGGAGGGGCaaggagaatgaaaaaatgtacgacAATATTCTTTACCATGATTATAAGGAGAATTCAAGCAGTTATTTGCCAATGAAAAccaaattaaatgaaaattcgCCATCGTATTGTCATGAGGCGAATGGGGCGATcccaaaaaagaaggaagaaaataagcaACACTTTGGTAATAGCACCAGTTTGAGCTACAGTAATGGAAATTCACTTAACAGCGGCAACGCTGAGTGTGATGATGGCACCCAAGTGTATCTCTGCAATGAGGACAATGTGACACCCCACCAGGGTGGTTACCCGGGTGGTTACCCGGGTGGTTACCCGGGTGGTTACCAGGATAATTACCAAAGGGATGTAAAAGGGAAGACATCCCTGACCGATGGAATCCCCAACATGGAAGCAGGAGATCCAAATCGAAGTGATGAAGATGTCATCTTCCAAATAGATAATGGTTACAAAGTTATACgctcaaatgaaaaaaaaaaaaatcgccaAGGTGACGGCCAACGCTCTTgtgaacaaaaagaaattacaaataaaattatcaaaagggaagataaagaaaagaaatcgAACAAAAATTCTCTCGAATCTTACATAGCATGTGCACCTATAGGTATACTTCCCCTAGGTACAGGAAACGATTTAAGTTACAGTCTAGGATGGGGGTGTGGGTACAATAACGACCCATTGGTGTActtaaacaaaatgaaaaatgcaaaaaacaaatatatagATGTATGGAATATGAAAGCATATGACCTAAACAACAATATCATTCTAAACAATAGCTTTATAAACTATTTCGACTTTGGAGTTATCTCCAGATTAGCTCTCCATTTCGAtaatataaggaaaaaatttcctcatttttttaatagcagaattggaaataaaatactCTATGGAGAAGTAGGCTTTAGAGACTTCTGCTTCAatacatacaaatataagttaaacaaaaatataaaactaTACTGTGATGGAAAGAAGGTAAAAATTGATGAGGACATAGAAAGTGTGTGCTTGATAAACATTCCCTACTTTCTTGGTGGAGTTAAAATATggaaggatgatgatgatgacaacaCAGATAAACATTACCATTCTGACATGGATAGACAGAAACAGGAACATgtgagaaggaggaggacaagtaaaaaggaaatgaaagagCAAGTGGATGAAAACAATTCAACCAACAGCTCCAGCAATAGCAGCTTTATTGCCTGCTCAATGAATgataatttacaaaatgaaaaaaatggaagaattttttccaacagtttcggggaggaaaaaattgggcACACTTTTGATgatcataaaaaaatggctatggcggaatttataaaaagtgccactttaaaaaattcacctGGGGAGGATGTCAATCCATCCgagtttttccaaaatgaaaaaacaaatgggatTACATCACCTTCACAGGGTGATGGAGTGAATCATCCAcaacaggaggaaaaatctTCCCCACCCACCAATGAGCAATCATTCGACTATAGCAACATATACAAATCGTACAGACTTGACTTTTACAgacaaaagaaatggaagcaaAAGTATCGAAAGCAGAAGATGGATGACAAAGTCATTGAAGTCATTGGGTTTCGAAATATGTTCCATATTCTTCAGGTGCAGATTGGTATGTCCAGTGCGATAAAACTCTGCCAGGGGAGTGACATCAAGGTAAAGATTGACAAGACGTTTattcaaaataaaaacaaaatttactTCCAGTACGATGGAGAGCCTGGATTTCTTAACATCCATAAGTTGCATTTCACTCATAA GTGTCAATATTTGTTTTTGTCTCCTAAGGACCCAATTTGA
- a CDS encoding peptidyl-prolyl cis-trans isomerase, putative — MGKHKHSKDKLYILQSEYRRDALIKKQHKSRNSTFLPFNYCCISLRPFSDPYCDEDGRLYDKKSVLEEMAKGKEERKKAEPRIDLKNLIKANFYKHNNEYICPVTRKYFNQHSKIILNKKTGNVYSSEIYKLFQNKKDMFDPITHEPMQKTDLIVLQDPLLKVTKSNELSQNNVQAKKIKAQSIQDNGAIMSILHEVQKKKGDVKSGQDKGEHVQMEKHHWEKKGDKNDKTENIKDIDGIQMERGNSKYLFPPKYADPDDEEDESENEIKIKCENYSDNKLAQSVTSTISNVTYKHNFVYLPENQVQDMIYEKVRKNKKNSYVRLITDVGMINIELYASMLPKLCHNFLFLSEYKYYDKTDIFKKDKREDIVYFGSRKSNYHLAASGFYWRKKLKKRRMRSKINDETAMQAFKESIMGVPSDDDSDVAIKYVKHSGHKPPSEKSCFGNVYLFRYYNQMYSNMFYICLTEEYTTGDACVGKVVGGNETLEKLKNLDPAASSDHTLNDVIIYTNPFKDVVKEMKANMRKKEEEKRGQENNTESYIDDGKYVQNKNDSIGKYINWNDFKKSATAATNTANTNEEFSKPKLNPLKKETHSKSKQNSRMDFSKW, encoded by the exons ATGGGAAAACACAAACACAGCAAAGATAAGTTGTACATTTTGCAGTCAGAGTATAGAAGAGATGCCTTGATAAAGAAGCAACACAAATCCAGGAACTcaaccttcctcccttttaaTTACTG CTGCATAAGTCTAAGACCCTTCAGCGATCCCTACTGTGATGAAGATGGAAGGCTATACGATAAGAAGAGCGTTTTAGAAGAAATGgccaaggggaaggaggaaaggaaaaaagcggAGCCAAGAATTGACCTGAAAAATCTAATTAAAGCAAACTTTTACAAACACAATAATGAGTACATATGCCCAGTGACGAGAAAGTACTTTAATCAACActccaaaattattttaaataaaaaaacgggGAATGTATACTCCTCAGAGATATACAAATTATTTCAGAACAAGAAGGACATGTTTGATCCAATTACACATGAACCCATGCAGAAGACAGATTTGATTGTCCTACAGGACCCCCTACTTAAAGTAACCAAATCCAATGAACTCAGCCAAAACAATGTTcaggcgaaaaaaataaaagctcAATCTATTCAGGATAATGGGGCCATTATGAGTATCCTTCACGAagtgcagaagaaaaagggggatgtAAAAAGTGGGCAAGACAAAGGTGAACATGTCCAAATGGAGAAACAtcattgggaaaaaaagggagacaaaaatgataaaactgAGAATATAAAAGACATAGATGGAATACAAATGGAAAGAGGAAATAGCAAATACCTATTCCCTCCAAAATATGCTGATCcagatgatgaagaggatgagagcgaaaatgaaataaaaataaaatgtgaaaattatAGTGATAATAAATTAGCGCAAAGTGTAACTTCAACCATATCGAATGTTACGTACAAACACAACTTTGTATACCTTCCGGAGAACCAGGTACAAGACATGATTTATGAGAAGGTtcgaaaaaacaaaaaaaacagttaCGTGAGACTCATAACGGATGTAGGCATGATCAACATTGAACTCTACGCCTCCATGTTGCCAAAGTTATGccacaattttttgttcctcaGTGAATATAAATACTATGACAAAAcagacatttttaaaaaggataaaaggGAGGACATTGTTTATTTTGGTTCCCGTAAAAGTAATTACCATTTAGCAGCATCTGGATTttattggagaaaaaaattaaaaaaaagaagaatgagaaGCAAGATAAATGACGAAACGGCTATGCAGGCATTCAAAGAATCTATAATGGGGGTACCTAGCGACGACGATAGTGACGTGGCAATTAAATATGTGAAGCATAGTGGGCACAAGCCCCCTTCGGAGAAAAGCTGTTTTGGAAATGTGTACCTTTTTAGATACTACAATCAGATGTACTCCAACATGTTCTACATTTGCCTGACGGAGGAGTACACCACGGGGGATGCCTGCGTGGGAAAAG TTGTAGGCGGAAATGAAACCCTCGAAAAGCTGAAAAATCTGGACCCCGCTGCAAGTAGTGAT CACACCCTGAACGACGTCATCATTTACACAAACCCGTTCAAAGACGTggtaaaagaaatgaaagcaaatatgagaaagaaagaggaggaaaaaagaggacaGGAAAATAACACAGAGAGCTACATAGACGATGGAAAGTACGTCCAGAATAAAAATGACAGTATCGGTAAATACATAAATTGGAACGACTTCAAGAAGAGTGCAACGGCAGCAACGAACACAGCGAACACGAATGAAGAATTTAGCAAACCAAAACTGAAccctttaaaaaaggaaacgcaCTCAAAATCGAAGCAGAACAGTAGAATGGATTTTTCCAAGTGGTAG